The segment ttttcaattagttgccaatgatttcaaatcagatttcaagaattcaaatttttaaaattcacaCAGCATCCTCCCTTTTCCACCCATTTCTTacacaatttataccaaattttgTACTTTATCGTGGTCACACCAGACCTTTGGGCTGCATGATTGTTCGActcccaaatttaaaaaaaattaaaactacacACTAACATTGGAATAACAATCCCGAACTGACAAATCAATGCTGGACACTGACGTCAGAATAGGAATACCGAACCGAGGTCTTGATCACCCATCAAAATAACTAATATAAGCGGAGTAACCATTTTATATAATTCCAATAGAGTAAACTTACCCCATTGTCCCTATTTCAGGATATCTATATCGAACAAGGTATTTGGATGTCTATCAACGTAGCCATCAATAGTTGGCTAAGCAGTATTTTCCAATCCCGATAGAGAAAACTATCCCGATGATACTTTATTGTATTAACTATCCCAATGACAAATTTGACAACTCTTTACAATAGTGACACTTTATTGGGttaactatcccgatgacaacaAAAAGACAACTTTTGAACAACTTTGCCAACTTAGAAATTATGACTCCAAATTTGACATACAAACCTAAAAACATGAGATAACATTACAAATGGTCAcaatagaccttattgaatcaaaatgacatgacccctaactcctaagactcaaacatCTAATTGGAATGTTAAGTAgactctaggtgctcctgcaccatacacccaaAGAGGAAAGATTTTATGCTCTTGATGAAATGATATTTGCAACTGAGACTCCATGCTATGCTATATCCTTCTCTGACATTTAGGTGGAATCTCCATTTGGTAGACTTAACCACTTGACTAGGTGCTCCTTATAGAATTTTCTCCTTGTCCTCTTCACTTCTCTTGAGTCCAAAATGGCTCCAAGTTGCATAGGCTGAGAAGGAGGAAGGTCCTTGACCCATTTTATATCACCATCTTCAGCTCCTTCTCCTTGACCCACAAAATCGGATTCCTTATAGGGATACAAATCTACTACATTGAATATGGTTGAGATAGAAACCCCTGGTGGAAGTTCAATCTCATAAGCATTGTTTTCATACTTGTGAACCACTTTACATGGCCCTatattcttcatcatcaactttgtATACTTTCCCTTTGGCAGTCTTTCCTTCCTAAAATGTACCAATACTAGATCACCCACCTTGAATTGTACATCTTTCCTCTTCAAGTCTGCCTTCCTCTTATACTTGTCTACATTCTTCTTAAGTGTCTCCCTAGTCTTCTTATGAATGTCATGCATGGCTACTGCAAAGTCTTCACCTTGGGCACTTCCCCTATCCATTCCACTCAAATCTCTCAATTCATAGACACCTCTAGGATTCACTCCAtagacaacttcaaatggactcttccctattcttcagttgattgaatcattgtatgcataatTTTCCTATGGTGGGATTAGATCTTATGAATAATTGTTCTCCTTAGTTAGACATCTCAGTAGGCTGcctaatgacctattgacaaccttAGTCTACCCCTTCATTTGAGGATGATAGGTAGAACTAAAAGTTAGGTTGGTTCATAGTTTTCTCCACattgtcctccaaaaatgtccaatAAACTTTGAATCTCTGTTAGACACAATGGATAATGGATATCCACagatccttacaatctccttaaagaataaGTTTGCAATGTGGGAGGAATCATTGGTTGTTTTGCATGCAATGAAGTGAGCCATATTGCTAACTTGTATATAACTACATACACATTGTCATATCCCCTTGTGGTCCTTGGTAGACCAAAAACAAAATCCATATTGATGTCTTTCCATGGTCTATAAGGTATGGGCAGAGGTTGATACAACCCTGCATTAGAACTTGACCCCTTTTCTCTCTGACATATACCATAGCCTTCCACAAACCTCTTCACATCTAGGTGTACCTTAGGCCAATAGTAAAACCTTTTGACCTCATCTAAtgtcttatcacatccaaaatgtcCTCCAAGACTACCACTATGCTTCTCTCTGATCAAATTTTCACTCATAGAAGACTTTGGGACACACAACTGAGCTCCCTTAAATAAAACACCACCTTGTAATACATAATTTGCATACACATTGTGAAAAGAACTTTGTGACTGCTCACAAACAACAAACAAGTTTCATGAATTTCTGCATTGTTCTGATACATACTCTTAAGTCATCAATTCCCATGCTTTGAAGTTGCACCTCTGGTATCATCATTTTCCTCCTGCTCAACGCATCAGCTACCCTGCTAGCCTGCCTTTTCTTGTGCTTTATGGTGAAGGTATAGGACTGCAATTGCTCCACCCACTTCATGTGTCGATGACTCAACTTCTCTTGACTGTTTACGAAACTCAAAGCATGGTTATCTATGTATACCACAAACTCCTTGGGTAGtaggtagtgtctccattttttaagtgcttgcaccatggcatatagCTCCAAAtaataggatgaatacttctttttgGCTTCGTTCAATTTATCACTAAAGAAAGCTATTGGCTTCCCCTCTTGACTTAACACTACCCCTATGGCATAACCACTGACATCACACTCTATTGTAAATACCTTATTAAAATCAAGTAAAGTAAGGATAGGTTGATGTGCTACCCTTCTCTTGAGGTACTCAAAACTATGATCAGCCTCCTTGGTCAATTAGAATATGCCCCTCTTCTCTCCCTTGATGGTGTCTATCATGGGTGACACAATATTACTAAAATTCATGATGAACTTGCTGTAGAAGCTTTCTAAACCATGGAAAATTCTGACTTCCCCAACTGATTTAGGTGTTGGCCAGCCGAGTATGGCCTCTACTTTTTGTGGGTCCATTCTCAAGGTTCCTTGTGAAATCACAAACCCCAAATATACCAACCCTTTCTTCATCCATTCACACTTCTCGAGATTGATCATCAATTTCTCTTCATCCAACCTCCCTAACATCTCATCGAAGTGTCTCAAATGGTCTTCCTTTGTCCTActgaacaccaatatgtcatctaaatataccactACAAACTTGTTTATGAATTCTCTTAGGACCttgttcatgagtctcatgaatatgCTAGAGGCATTAGATAGCCCAAAAGACATGACAAGACATtcataaaggccttcattagtcttgAAAGTTATCTTCCACTCACCCCCCTCTccgatccttatttggtgatagtcatgttaggattaatgacagtctcaaagatactgagaggggggggggtgaatcaatatctaacttgttagcagaatatttaaacttattaagaactttacatctcaaaacagtgtattggtaaataagaattaatgcaacaaataagaataatagagacaacatagagaatacaccataacacaagatatttaatgaggtaacttggtgtgggaaaaacctcggtgggatttgtgaaccacaatattcactcactggccaacgaataaatattactcacaatgaggggcctgcacatgtaggaaggccaattgcctagagctcactgctcaataagagtcacactgactacaaaagtggattatgaaatccaatacaatgtactactttaaattagcatcaactatgccaggttcagtaccggtttaagctcattctataaccaaaatccTATACAAAATTTTCCTTATGCATTCATATATAACATcctttccttttttattttcttactcTCTCATTCTCAACACATAATGATTTataaaatctcatacatatatgagtctattacaatgtaccatgttggatttataaaaaattacattaaaatacaataaacataaGTTTATTCCCtgttggctggggtgtcggtatgcattgttgctgctgctggtgaagtgcctgccggtgtatgtagatgtctattgccagtgctggtAATTGctggtggcttaccagatgaatgccagaaggtttccagatggttaccaccaatgacaacatcaactattctcataagagtgtagaatgccaagtCACTCtctaaatcaattttagaaaagtaCCTTGCTCCGACCAGACTATCCATAAGATCTTCCATCTAGGGTATGGAGAATCTATAtctaatggttatcttgttgataaCACTTGAATTTGTACAAAGCCTCCAATATCCAtcttttttgggtgccaaaacaattggcacaacacatggactcaaacttttCCTCACCAAGCCCTTATCAAGGAACTCTTGGACCTACttaatctcctcattttgttgaggtgtcattCTATATGCTACCTTATTGGGAAGACTTGCACTAGGGATTAGGTCAATATGATGACTCGCATCATGGATGGGAGGCAATGAATTTGGCAACTCCTTCACCGCAATGCCCTCATAGTTGTCAAGTAGGGTTTTCACCTCCTTAGTGACTTCCTTGTTGTCATTATCTACTACTTCTGAGATTGGTTTCCCCATAATGGTATATCCACACTCCTCTTCTTCCAGGTTCTTTATGAACTCCTTCTCCTTCACCACCATCACACTAGGTCCTTCATGGACTACACTCTCATCTTCCTTTAATGGGGTAAGGGTATAAGATACTCCCCCTTTCTTTATGACATAGACATTATTCTTCCCATCATGTTGGGCCTCCCTGTCATATTGCCAAGGTTTTCCAAGTAGAAGGTGGCACACATCTATGGGAACaatatcacacaaaattttatcctcaTAAGAACCAATTTTGAACTCTACCCAAGACTGCTCACTGACAAGTACTTGCTCACCTTTATTTAGCCAAGTCATCTTATATGGTGTGGTATGAGGTATCCTCTTTAATCCTAACTTTTATACCATCTCTATGGAAACAAGATTATTAGTGGAACCGGAATCAGttaccaccttacatacctttcctTGTAACTACCATGTGGTTCTAAATAAAGATTTTCTTTGTGGTGGTTCCTTGATGGTTGGTACTTTAATCAGTGTCCTCCTCATCAGCAAAGATTATTTAGTCTCAAGTGTTGCTTGCAATGAAGGCAAATTCACACTTTCTGCCTCTTCCTCATAAACAATTTGTATCCTCCTTTCTCCTCCATATGAGCTTTTTCTTGGTTTGTCCGGACATCTCCAAGAAGGGTGACCAACTTGGCCATACTGAAAGCACTTCCCTGAGAATGTGTTTAATCCCCTTCCTCGATTTCCAAATCTGCCTCTTGTGTTAGATCTCCAACCCCTGAATCCACTTCTTTTCTCATTGGTTTGATCTTGTTGACCACTATTCCCCCCTTGATGCTTTTGGAATTGTGTCCCGCCTCCCCCAAAGATTCTTCTTCCTCTATTACTCTTACCTCTACCTCTGGCCTATTGCTCTTTCCTCCTCTTGAGCTTATCTTCTGCTCTTGTGGCCAATTGAAAACATTCTTCTACACTCCTAGGGGTAGTTAGGCTCAACTCATCTTGTATGCTATGTCTCAACCCATTCATATACCTTGATATTTTCTCCACTTCATATTCACAGTGCCCTTCACTTAGGCTCAATTTATGAAACTCCTTTGTATATATCATCACATCCATTTCTTTTTGTTTTAAGTTCTGCAACCTCTTAAAAATTTGGATCTCATAATCACCCGATAGAAATTGGGCCTTCACCTTTGCTACCATTCTATCCCAATTGCTAATCTTGGGCTTTCCTCTTCTCAATCTCTCTGACTGAGTGTAATTCCACCAAGTCAGTGCTGACCCCTTCAACTTAGTCTTGGCCAACATCTATCCAATCTAGTACATCCTCATTATCCATCTTTCCACCATACATTGGCAAGTCCAATTTCATGTCATAATAGTCTCCTTTGACAACCTTGAGCACCACTAGAAACTTTTTCTCTTCCGACCCCAACTGTTCCTATTGGGGTACATTTTGGAGAGCTTCATTCCCCTGCTCACCTACTTCTTCTTCCTCCAAGTCACTATCCACATTAGCAACCCTAgttctcctcaaagatgcttccAATGTTGCTATCCTGACCAACATACCATCTTGGCTCTCCTTGACTGACCTCACCTCTTTTGTGAGGACTGAACTTCCCTTGGGAGGCATCTTGCCCTTCTCCTTCTATGAAATCACTATTTTTACTCATAATTCACACACACAAAACTCCCAATCAAAACCTAATCTTTGATACCATTCAATGCAAAGACAGGGAGGGAGAATTGGTCTAATTGCTGTTAAAACCCTAGTTACCCTAACGAACTAGGTCACCGTGTGAAAAAATGCTATAACTTCTTCCTTACAATGAATTAGAAACTCAAATCACCTGAAAATGGAAGGTAGTTCAATAATCTATCCATACATATGTCTGTCTAATCAAATAGAATCCGTACAACACCATTCATGTGTAGAAAACAGAGTAATTGCAGAAAAATGAGCTTCTAATTAGTTGCCAATGATTTCAAATCAGATTTCAGGAATTCAAGTTTTCAATATTCGCATAGAATCCTCCCTTTTCCAACCATTTCTTATATAATTTATACCAAATTTTGCCTTTTCCCGCAGTCACACCAGACCTTTGGGCTGCA is part of the Cryptomeria japonica chromosome 10, Sugi_1.0, whole genome shotgun sequence genome and harbors:
- the LOC131859035 gene encoding uncharacterized protein LOC131859035 — protein: MDRGSAQGEDFAVAMHDIHKKTRETLKKNVDKYKRKADLKRKDVQFKVGDLVLVHFRKERLPKGKYTKLMMKNIGPCKVVHKYENNAYEIELPPGVSISTIFNVVDLYPYKESDFVGQGEGAEDGDIKWVKDLPPSQPMQLGAILDSREVKRTRRKFYKEHLVKWLSLPNGDST
- the LOC131859036 gene encoding uncharacterized protein LOC131859036, with the translated sequence MTWLNKGEQVLVSEQSWVEFKIGSYEDKILCDIVPIDVCHLLLGKPWQYDREAQHDGKNNVYVIKKGGVSYTLTPLKEDESVVHEGPSVMVVKEKEFIKNLEEEECGYTIMGKPISEVVDNDNKEVTKEVKTLLDNYEGIAVKELPNSLPPIHDASHHIDLIPSASLPNKVAYRMTPQQNEEIK